In Solobacterium moorei, a single genomic region encodes these proteins:
- a CDS encoding TldD/PmbA family protein, translating into MKAPFSEYLNTLAPSLKQLVSKLGKDYDYVSVLSTDSKGFAIRISQQVKVISSSNLTTERGSVVRVYKDGLYSEYAFNHFDANSIEETYQKIKKELDAQLAVLKLTKTVVYNTKKLEDEPLTLFVEKECEQLPENTDIEKLVNDLNSYSLEAISKDEHVVDCMVIAQSTHVSKLFLTVNRDLRQSYVYCEGVVAPIIVMDGKNEIGYQGLSALGGPEVFTQLKDKIDYAVKFAKEVLTADPIEPGEYDIITTPEVSGLIAHEAFGHGVEMDMFVKNRALGKDFINKRVGSDLVTMHEGALCADNVTSFAFDDEGTLAGDVVEIENGILRSGICDALSALRLGVKPTGNGKRQNYEHKVYTRMTNTLFDSGTDKLEDMIASVKHGYLLEGMSSGMEDPKHWGIQCILKLGREIKDGKLTGKVVGPVIMTGYVTEVLGNVSMLSGDRGVYGCGACGKGHKEWVKVSDGGPYLKTKGRLG; encoded by the coding sequence ATGAAAGCACCATTTTCAGAATATTTAAATACACTTGCGCCAAGTTTAAAGCAATTAGTGTCTAAACTAGGCAAAGATTATGATTATGTTAGTGTTCTTTCGACAGATTCTAAGGGCTTTGCGATTCGCATCTCTCAACAGGTGAAAGTTATCAGTTCTTCCAATCTAACGACAGAACGCGGTAGTGTTGTGCGTGTCTATAAAGATGGTTTATACAGTGAATATGCATTTAATCACTTCGATGCAAACTCCATTGAAGAAACGTATCAAAAGATTAAGAAGGAACTTGATGCACAGCTAGCAGTATTAAAACTAACAAAGACAGTGGTATACAACACAAAGAAGTTAGAGGATGAACCACTCACACTTTTTGTAGAAAAGGAATGTGAACAGTTACCAGAAAATACAGATATTGAAAAGCTAGTAAATGACTTAAATTCTTATTCACTTGAGGCAATCAGTAAGGATGAACATGTTGTTGACTGTATGGTGATTGCACAATCCACACACGTTTCAAAGTTATTCTTAACTGTAAATCGTGATTTAAGACAGAGCTATGTGTATTGCGAAGGGGTAGTCGCACCAATCATCGTGATGGATGGCAAAAATGAAATTGGCTACCAGGGATTATCCGCTTTAGGTGGACCTGAAGTGTTTACACAGTTAAAGGATAAGATTGATTATGCAGTGAAATTTGCAAAAGAAGTATTAACTGCAGATCCAATTGAACCAGGTGAATATGACATCATCACAACACCGGAAGTATCAGGACTTATCGCGCATGAAGCGTTTGGTCATGGTGTAGAGATGGATATGTTCGTTAAAAACCGTGCACTTGGTAAAGACTTTATCAACAAGCGAGTAGGTAGTGATCTTGTGACCATGCATGAAGGTGCACTCTGTGCAGATAACGTAACTTCCTTTGCGTTTGACGATGAAGGAACACTTGCCGGAGATGTCGTTGAAATCGAAAACGGTATCTTACGTAGCGGTATCTGTGATGCATTAAGTGCACTACGTTTAGGTGTAAAGCCAACTGGCAACGGCAAGCGTCAAAACTATGAACATAAAGTTTATACACGTATGACGAATACACTCTTTGATTCCGGTACAGACAAATTAGAAGATATGATTGCGTCTGTGAAACACGGATATTTACTAGAAGGTATGTCCTCTGGTATGGAAGATCCAAAGCACTGGGGTATTCAATGTATTCTCAAGCTTGGACGTGAAATCAAGGATGGTAAGTTAACGGGTAAGGTTGTTGGACCAGTCATCATGACAGGATATGTAACAGAAGTATTAGGTAATGTTTCAATGTTATCTGGTGACCGTGGAGTATATGGTTGTGGTGCTTGTGGTAAGGGCCACAAGGAATGGGTCAAAGTCAGTGATGGCGGACCATATTTAAAGACGAAAGGAAGATTAGGCTAA
- a CDS encoding PAS domain-containing protein, with amino-acid sequence MKEYLKNVNDEKLKTVFEVRNAYDEGKLTMEEARAILKEKVHTLEPYEVALIEQELKEEIDDECRKEDIQAILDLFDGILNTSKPSLPKTHPIACYYRENEKMKELLLSVEDLVQYPVIKNQWFELYDQIIQWRKHLSRKQNQLYPVLEKKGFTRPTTTMWTLDDFIRDEISQAYNLIKEGKEDEFIELQSTVVADVRDLMQKEETVLYPTSLALISAEEFEHMKSGDQEIGFANITVEPTKTEIPAASKPTEGFTNELANLLGKYGYHIGNDQEFDVKTGKMTLEQINLVYQHMPVDLSYVDENEIVRFYTDTKHRVFPRSKNVIGRDVKNCHPKKSVHIVEEIIEKFRSGEQNEAEFWINKPEIFIYIKYVAVRDEDGKFRGILEMMQDCTHIRALTGSQTLLTWSNNEHGIVEEEQPAPVEEKPVATSSSKIDPESITPETKLKDLLDADPNLKQYLFTISDKFRALDTPLARIMLPKATVEKMSERTGVALDEIISKLKQYFQK; translated from the coding sequence ATGAAAGAATATTTAAAGAATGTAAATGATGAAAAACTAAAAACAGTTTTTGAAGTACGTAATGCATATGACGAGGGAAAACTCACAATGGAGGAAGCCCGTGCCATTCTCAAAGAGAAGGTGCACACTTTAGAACCATATGAAGTAGCCCTTATTGAACAAGAATTAAAAGAAGAAATCGATGATGAATGCCGTAAGGAAGATATCCAAGCGATATTAGACTTATTTGATGGCATCTTAAATACAAGTAAACCAAGTTTGCCTAAGACACATCCTATCGCATGTTATTATCGTGAAAACGAAAAGATGAAAGAACTCTTACTATCCGTAGAAGACCTTGTACAATACCCAGTTATCAAGAACCAATGGTTTGAATTATATGATCAGATTATTCAATGGCGTAAGCATCTTTCTCGCAAGCAGAATCAATTATATCCAGTGCTTGAAAAGAAGGGCTTTACACGTCCTACAACGACAATGTGGACATTAGATGACTTTATCCGTGATGAAATCTCACAAGCCTATAACTTAATTAAAGAGGGCAAGGAAGATGAATTCATCGAACTACAAAGTACAGTTGTAGCAGATGTAAGAGATTTAATGCAGAAGGAAGAAACTGTACTTTATCCAACCTCCCTAGCTTTAATCTCTGCAGAGGAATTTGAGCATATGAAGTCGGGTGATCAAGAAATTGGTTTTGCGAATATCACAGTTGAACCAACAAAGACAGAAATACCAGCAGCCTCAAAACCAACAGAAGGATTTACAAATGAACTTGCAAATCTTCTTGGTAAGTATGGCTATCATATTGGTAACGACCAAGAGTTTGATGTGAAGACAGGCAAGATGACACTTGAACAAATTAACTTGGTATATCAACATATGCCAGTTGACTTATCATACGTTGATGAAAACGAAATTGTTCGTTTCTACACAGACACAAAGCATCGTGTATTCCCACGTTCTAAGAACGTTATCGGACGTGATGTAAAAAACTGTCATCCAAAGAAGAGTGTTCATATCGTTGAAGAAATTATTGAGAAGTTTAGAAGCGGCGAACAAAATGAAGCTGAATTCTGGATCAACAAACCAGAAATCTTCATCTACATCAAGTATGTTGCGGTAAGAGATGAAGACGGCAAGTTTAGAGGTATCCTAGAAATGATGCAGGACTGCACACACATCCGTGCATTAACAGGTTCCCAAACACTTCTAACATGGTCTAATAATGAACATGGCATCGTAGAAGAAGAACAACCTGCACCAGTAGAAGAAAAGCCAGTGGCTACAAGTTCTTCTAAAATTGATCCTGAAAGCATTACACCGGAGACAAAGCTAAAGGATTTGTTAGATGCTGATCCTAATCTAAAGCAGTATCTCTTTACAATCAGTGATAAGTTTAGAGCACTTGATACTCCTCTTGCCAGAATCATGTTGCCAAAGGCTACAGTGGAAAAGATGTCTGAACGAACAGGTGTAGCACTGGATGAAATCATTTCTAAACTAAAACAATACTTCCAAAAGTAA
- a CDS encoding xanthine phosphoribosyltransferase has product MRELEEKILQDGKVFPGNILKVDSFLNHQIDVEMLDKMADEFYRLYKNEKITRILTIEASGIAVAVPIAQRFHVPVVFAKKSKSKNIGDGVYTSHVHSYTYNRDFIVTVSKDYLNEDDHILIVDDFLANGLAADGLIDIANQSGAKVVGFGICVEKLFQGGGEKLRKQGYRVESLAKIKSFDNNKVNFE; this is encoded by the coding sequence ATGAGAGAGTTAGAAGAGAAGATATTACAGGATGGTAAGGTTTTTCCAGGAAACATTCTAAAGGTAGATAGCTTTCTGAATCATCAAATCGATGTTGAAATGCTTGATAAGATGGCAGATGAATTTTACCGTTTATATAAAAATGAAAAGATTACACGTATCTTAACGATTGAGGCCTCTGGTATTGCGGTTGCAGTACCAATTGCCCAACGTTTCCACGTACCTGTTGTTTTCGCAAAGAAGTCAAAATCTAAGAATATTGGGGATGGTGTATATACCTCGCACGTACATTCTTATACTTACAACAGGGATTTTATAGTAACAGTATCCAAAGATTACTTAAACGAAGATGATCATATTTTAATTGTCGATGACTTCCTAGCAAATGGTTTAGCAGCAGATGGCCTCATTGATATTGCAAACCAAAGCGGCGCAAAGGTTGTGGGATTTGGTATCTGTGTAGAAAAACTCTTCCAAGGTGGTGGAGAGAAGTTACGTAAACAAGGCTATCGTGTTGAAAGTCTTGCAAAGATCAAAAGCTTCGATAACAACAAAGTAAACTTTGAATAA
- a CDS encoding metallopeptidase TldD-related protein has protein sequence MLEKIIQILKESKADAWEITDIKTRGWEFYFIRHDLDQNRVKDVEHIKLTVHRSLDNGEALGSASDEINPTDSIEDIKHKVDQLIYTAGFVKNKVYSLVKPSQDVVSNQKAVDIAKVAEDFITTMRSIHETETEDINSYEIFANEVERRYINSEGVDICETYPSSMVEAVVNARKDGHEIELYRMYNSGGCDKEGLTRDVTKTLQYGKDRLSAVPTPKLPKMAVIFSTSDSTSIYQYFIQKLAAGSVYRKLSDWKLGEAIAQDVKGDKVTLQTVRELPNSSQNFNYDDEGAPIREVTLIDANVPTQYWGGCMFASYMNLKDSFKISNVVVSGGQKDEATLRTGKYLEVVEFSDFQVDPVTGNVFGEIRLGYLHDGDKVTVVSGGSLSGSMNDYVKELYMSKETVQYNNLVVPSVTRLEGMTITGAE, from the coding sequence ATGTTAGAGAAGATTATTCAAATTCTAAAAGAATCTAAAGCTGATGCTTGGGAAATCACAGACATAAAAACACGTGGCTGGGAATTCTATTTTATTCGTCATGATTTAGACCAAAACCGTGTAAAAGATGTAGAACATATCAAACTTACGGTTCATCGTTCTTTAGATAATGGTGAAGCACTTGGTAGTGCAAGTGATGAAATCAATCCAACAGATTCCATTGAAGACATCAAACATAAAGTGGATCAACTCATCTACACTGCAGGCTTTGTAAAAAACAAGGTATATTCCCTTGTAAAGCCAAGTCAGGATGTAGTATCCAATCAAAAGGCAGTCGATATTGCAAAGGTCGCAGAAGACTTTATTACAACAATGCGTTCCATTCATGAAACGGAAACAGAAGATATCAACAGCTATGAAATCTTCGCTAACGAAGTAGAACGTCGTTATATAAACTCCGAAGGCGTGGATATTTGTGAGACATATCCAAGTTCCATGGTAGAAGCAGTTGTCAATGCCCGTAAAGATGGTCATGAAATTGAACTCTATCGTATGTACAACTCCGGTGGTTGCGATAAAGAAGGTTTAACACGCGATGTCACTAAGACATTACAGTATGGTAAAGACCGTCTGAGTGCAGTACCTACACCAAAGCTACCAAAGATGGCTGTTATCTTTAGTACAAGCGATTCTACAAGCATCTATCAATACTTCATCCAGAAGCTAGCTGCAGGTAGTGTATATCGTAAACTCAGTGATTGGAAGCTTGGCGAAGCCATCGCCCAGGATGTAAAGGGTGATAAGGTTACACTTCAGACAGTAAGAGAACTACCGAACTCATCACAGAACTTTAACTACGATGATGAAGGGGCACCAATCCGTGAAGTAACACTCATAGATGCAAATGTTCCAACGCAATACTGGGGTGGCTGTATGTTTGCTAGTTACATGAACCTCAAGGATAGCTTCAAGATTTCTAACGTCGTTGTCTCAGGCGGACAAAAGGATGAGGCAACACTACGTACAGGTAAGTATTTAGAAGTCGTTGAATTCTCCGATTTCCAAGTAGATCCAGTGACAGGAAATGTCTTTGGTGAAATCCGCCTAGGATACTTACATGATGGAGATAAGGTGACAGTTGTTTCTGGGGGATCCTTATCCGGAAGTATGAACGACTACGTAAAGGAACTATACATGTCCAAAGAAACCGTACAGTACAATAACCTAGTCGTACCATCTGTAACACGCTTAGAAGGCATGACAATTACAGGTGCTGAATAA
- a CDS encoding carboxypeptidase M32: MTYEEKLQQYKDWIFRRSAYQMALAIIGIDKQTVAPSAGAAYRDERSAYLAGELFSIETDPAMVQLLKELKDDPQIDGDNKRAIELYYKQAMDTMCIPKEEFVAYQKLRDESFDAWIKAKSQSDYSIFEPYLKKIIEVSKKLYRYRNSDKNLYDQMLDDYEPGMTQEKYDVFFTALKERLVPLIQKVTKAKQKNEAFLHQEFPIEDQKKFMIQLLAYLHFDSSWGYQNESEHPFTSWTCENDCRTTTKYVINDVVSAVLSTVHEVGHAYYEHNVDPKYDGMILSEGISSGMHESQSRLCENYLARTTAFWKYHYPKLQETFPTQLGNVSIEEFYEAINVAKPSFVRTEADELTYPLHILVRYEIEKGLFNGIISTEGLNETWNKMYKEYLGVDVPNDKVGILQDVHWSDGSFGYFPTYALGTAFAAQYMHAMRKDLNVDTLLSNNQYDVIMNWLKEHIHKYGFRYEAPELMKMVSGEEFNVNYYLDYLEEKYTKLYSL, encoded by the coding sequence ATGACATACGAAGAGAAACTACAACAATATAAAGATTGGATATTTCGCCGTTCTGCATATCAGATGGCATTAGCAATCATTGGCATAGACAAACAGACCGTCGCACCATCCGCAGGAGCTGCTTATCGTGATGAACGTTCCGCGTATCTTGCGGGAGAATTATTCTCGATTGAAACAGATCCAGCAATGGTTCAACTCTTAAAGGAATTAAAGGATGATCCACAGATTGATGGTGACAACAAACGTGCGATAGAGCTTTACTATAAGCAAGCAATGGACACGATGTGCATTCCAAAGGAAGAGTTTGTCGCATACCAAAAGCTACGCGATGAATCCTTTGATGCATGGATTAAGGCAAAGTCACAATCCGACTATTCTATCTTTGAACCATACTTGAAGAAGATTATCGAAGTTAGTAAGAAACTGTATCGCTATCGCAATAGCGATAAGAATTTATATGATCAAATGCTTGATGACTATGAACCGGGAATGACACAAGAAAAGTACGACGTATTCTTTACGGCACTAAAGGAAAGACTTGTACCACTTATCCAAAAGGTTACAAAGGCAAAACAAAAGAATGAAGCATTCTTGCATCAAGAATTCCCAATTGAAGATCAAAAGAAATTCATGATACAACTACTTGCATATCTACACTTTGATTCATCATGGGGATATCAGAATGAATCTGAACATCCATTTACATCATGGACATGCGAAAATGATTGCCGTACTACAACGAAGTACGTGATCAACGATGTTGTCTCAGCAGTATTATCTACAGTTCACGAAGTAGGACATGCATACTATGAACATAATGTAGATCCTAAGTATGATGGCATGATTCTATCCGAAGGAATTTCATCTGGTATGCATGAATCACAATCCAGATTGTGCGAAAACTATTTGGCACGTACAACAGCCTTCTGGAAATATCATTATCCAAAGCTTCAAGAAACATTCCCAACCCAGCTAGGCAATGTATCAATAGAAGAATTTTATGAAGCAATCAACGTCGCAAAACCATCCTTTGTTCGTACAGAGGCAGACGAATTAACGTATCCATTACATATCTTAGTTCGTTATGAAATTGAAAAGGGACTCTTCAATGGAATAATCTCCACAGAAGGCTTAAATGAGACTTGGAACAAAATGTATAAAGAATACTTGGGTGTTGATGTACCAAATGATAAAGTGGGTATTTTACAAGATGTACACTGGTCAGATGGAAGCTTTGGTTACTTCCCAACTTATGCACTCGGTACTGCATTTGCGGCACAATACATGCATGCAATGCGTAAAGACCTAAATGTAGATACATTACTAAGTAATAACCAATATGATGTCATCATGAACTGGCTTAAGGAACATATCCATAAGTATGGATTCAGATATGAAGCACCAGAACTAATGAAGATGGTATCAGGAGAAGAATTTAACGTAAATTACTACTTAGATTACCTTGAAGAGAAGTATACAAAACTATATAGCCTATGA
- a CDS encoding iron-containing alcohol dehydrogenase, which translates to MESFEHYIPTKLYFGKGAISHLAKSLNEYGKRVLLTYGGGSIKKIGLYDEVMKILNEGGFTVVECAGVEPNPRIETVERGSKLCKEHNIDVILSVGGGSTLDCSKAIAVGAYYKGDDYWQMVLDSRGTSKALPLVDILTLAATGSEFDGGGVISNMALNKKIGRSFTFPQVSICDPTYTYSVSAYQTAAGSADIMSHIMEGYFSRTDDSDLSEAIQEGVLKSVIKNLPIALKEPTNYSARANLMWNSSIACSGIPEYGKLDTYWPCHAMEHELSAYYDITHGVGLAILTPRWLEYILAKDPTITPRLAKFARNVWGLQGDDEAALAKQGIQALHDFFKSNGIPMTLTEVNINEEHFQAMAESACSHDRLKRAYVPLTVEDVKKIYQMCL; encoded by the coding sequence ATGGAAAGCTTTGAACATTACATTCCAACCAAACTCTATTTTGGCAAAGGAGCAATTTCACATCTAGCTAAGAGCTTAAACGAATATGGTAAGCGCGTACTACTTACTTATGGTGGTGGCTCTATTAAGAAAATTGGATTATACGATGAAGTAATGAAGATTCTAAATGAAGGTGGATTTACTGTCGTAGAATGTGCAGGTGTTGAACCAAACCCACGTATTGAAACAGTAGAGCGTGGTTCTAAGCTATGTAAAGAACACAACATCGATGTGATTTTATCCGTCGGTGGTGGTAGTACGCTAGACTGTTCAAAGGCAATTGCAGTAGGTGCATATTACAAAGGCGATGACTATTGGCAGATGGTACTCGATTCTCGCGGCACTTCCAAAGCATTACCACTTGTTGATATTCTGACACTCGCCGCAACAGGTTCTGAATTTGATGGTGGTGGTGTTATCTCCAACATGGCATTAAACAAAAAGATTGGTAGATCCTTTACATTTCCACAGGTATCCATTTGTGATCCAACCTATACATACTCCGTATCTGCATATCAAACCGCTGCAGGTTCTGCCGATATTATGAGTCATATCATGGAAGGCTACTTCTCAAGAACAGATGATTCAGACCTCTCTGAAGCAATCCAAGAGGGTGTACTAAAATCAGTGATTAAGAATCTTCCAATCGCATTAAAAGAACCTACAAACTATTCTGCACGTGCTAATTTGATGTGGAATTCTTCAATCGCATGTTCTGGCATTCCAGAATATGGCAAGCTTGATACATACTGGCCATGTCATGCGATGGAACACGAATTAAGTGCATACTATGACATCACACACGGTGTAGGTCTAGCAATTCTTACTCCGAGATGGCTAGAGTATATCCTTGCAAAGGATCCAACGATTACACCACGTCTAGCAAAGTTTGCAAGAAATGTATGGGGTCTACAAGGTGATGATGAAGCAGCTCTAGCAAAGCAGGGGATTCAGGCATTACATGACTTCTTCAAGTCCAATGGAATTCCAATGACACTGACGGAAGTAAACATTAATGAAGAACACTTCCAAGCAATGGCAGAGTCCGCATGTTCACATGACCGATTAAAGCGTGCATATGTTCCTTTAACAGTGGAAGATGTAAAGAAGATTTACCAGATGTGCCTATAA
- a CDS encoding acyl-CoA dehydratase activase-related protein encodes MRIGMDIGSTTIKCVVLDENDQIIYSAYERHYSHILEKTRELLTSLNDTYLKGKKAYFAISGSAGMGLADSCGVSFVQEVFADRVAANRLNPGTDCIIELGGEDAKILFLTNGTEVRMNGSCAGGTGAFIDQMATLLKMSADEMDKTAQQATRKYTIAARCGVFAKSDVQPLINQGALSSDIAASIYQAVVNQTIAGLAQGRPISGKILYLGGPLTFSKCLRDSFNETLKIEGICPENSLLYVALGAAYYADKEVVFDDVVKGLANYGKTATYASLPPLFNNVEEYNEFKKRHAKASVPRVDFDENADPVHIGIDSGSTTIKVAVIDDHANLLFTDYQSNSGNPLPIVIDVLKGLYEQHPNLKIQSVTTTGYGEALMTHALHTDFGLVETVAHFTAAKHFMPDVDFIIDIGGQDMKCFKIENGAISDIFLNEACSSGCGSFLQTFSAALGYSVKNFAQEALFAKQPVDLGSRCTVFMNSSVKQAQKDGAGFDCISAGLSISVVKNALYKVIRTSSPEQLGKKIVVQGGTFYNEAVLRAFEKEMGVDVVRPDIAGLMGAYGAALHGKEHSKPGTISSILTLEELNNFSQKVQNVQCGLCGNHCQMTVSVFQDGKRFITGNRCDRPITGKSNDDTLNLYAYKQRQLSQLMKNPGNGTRGKIGIPMVLNMYELLPFWHAFFTSLGFQVIVSPFSNRKLYQAGQGSIPSDTVCFPAKLTHGHIMALLKKDVDVIFYPCMSYNIDEGLGDNHYNCPVVAYYPEVLAGNIRELEDTKFIYEYLNLEQRKDFVRLMPKIMQKYFPDLKTADIHNAIEVAYTAYRKHMEDTRNEAQRMMTEARNEGKRIIVLAGRPYHVDPEVNHGIDKLIVQHGACVITEDSISNLVQKFDTSVLNQWSYHSRLYAAAKYCVNHADMDLVQLVSFGCGLDAVTSDETKEILQEGNKLYTQLKIDEITNLGAINIRIRSLFAALDERKEQA; translated from the coding sequence ATGCGTATTGGTATGGATATCGGATCAACGACCATCAAGTGCGTTGTACTGGATGAGAATGATCAAATCATCTATTCCGCATATGAAAGACATTACAGTCACATTCTTGAGAAGACACGTGAACTGTTAACGTCTTTAAATGATACCTATTTAAAAGGTAAGAAAGCATACTTTGCGATTTCTGGTTCTGCTGGAATGGGCTTAGCTGATAGTTGTGGTGTTAGTTTCGTACAGGAAGTATTTGCGGACCGAGTTGCGGCGAACCGTCTAAACCCTGGCACTGACTGTATCATCGAGCTTGGTGGCGAAGATGCTAAAATCTTATTCTTAACAAATGGTACAGAAGTTCGTATGAATGGTTCTTGTGCTGGTGGTACTGGTGCCTTTATCGACCAAATGGCTACCCTTCTAAAGATGAGCGCTGATGAGATGGATAAGACCGCTCAACAAGCAACTCGTAAATACACAATTGCGGCTCGTTGTGGCGTATTCGCAAAAAGTGACGTCCAGCCATTAATCAACCAAGGTGCTTTATCGAGTGATATTGCGGCTTCAATTTACCAAGCAGTTGTTAACCAAACCATTGCCGGCCTTGCCCAAGGACGTCCAATCTCTGGTAAGATTTTATATTTAGGTGGACCACTAACATTCTCCAAGTGCTTACGTGATAGCTTCAACGAAACACTGAAGATTGAAGGTATCTGTCCTGAAAACAGCCTTTTGTACGTTGCCCTAGGTGCTGCATATTACGCCGATAAGGAAGTTGTCTTTGACGATGTTGTTAAGGGCTTAGCCAACTATGGTAAAACTGCAACATACGCAAGCTTACCACCGCTCTTCAACAATGTTGAAGAATATAACGAATTTAAGAAACGTCATGCGAAGGCAAGTGTTCCACGCGTTGATTTTGATGAAAATGCCGATCCCGTTCATATTGGTATCGACTCCGGCTCCACAACAATTAAAGTTGCGGTTATTGATGATCATGCAAATTTACTCTTTACAGATTATCAATCCAACAGTGGTAACCCGCTTCCTATCGTCATTGATGTCTTAAAGGGATTATATGAACAACATCCGAACTTAAAGATTCAATCTGTAACAACAACAGGTTATGGTGAAGCCTTAATGACCCATGCACTACATACAGACTTTGGTCTAGTAGAGACAGTTGCCCACTTTACAGCTGCCAAGCATTTTATGCCTGATGTTGATTTCATCATTGATATTGGTGGACAGGATATGAAATGCTTCAAGATTGAAAATGGTGCAATCTCTGATATCTTCTTAAACGAAGCATGTTCTTCTGGCTGCGGATCATTCTTACAGACATTCTCCGCTGCCCTTGGCTATAGTGTAAAAAACTTCGCACAAGAAGCACTCTTCGCTAAGCAACCAGTTGACCTTGGTAGCCGTTGTACAGTATTTATGAACTCCAGTGTTAAGCAAGCACAGAAAGATGGTGCAGGCTTTGACTGTATCTCTGCTGGTCTTTCCATTTCTGTCGTTAAGAATGCGTTATATAAAGTAATTCGTACTTCTAGCCCTGAACAGCTCGGTAAGAAGATTGTTGTACAAGGTGGTACATTCTATAACGAAGCTGTATTACGTGCCTTTGAAAAAGAGATGGGTGTGGATGTTGTACGTCCTGATATTGCCGGCTTGATGGGTGCTTATGGTGCCGCATTACACGGTAAAGAACACAGTAAACCAGGTACAATCTCTTCCATCCTAACACTCGAAGAACTCAATAACTTCTCACAGAAGGTTCAAAACGTTCAGTGTGGACTTTGTGGTAACCACTGTCAGATGACTGTCAGTGTCTTCCAAGATGGTAAACGCTTTATCACAGGTAATCGTTGCGATCGCCCTATTACTGGTAAGTCCAATGACGATACGCTTAACTTATATGCTTACAAGCAACGACAGTTAAGCCAGTTAATGAAAAATCCAGGTAATGGTACACGTGGTAAGATCGGTATTCCGATGGTTCTTAACATGTATGAGCTTCTACCATTCTGGCATGCCTTCTTTACAAGCCTAGGCTTCCAGGTAATCGTAAGTCCATTTAGTAACCGTAAGTTATATCAAGCAGGTCAAGGCTCTATCCCTAGTGATACCGTATGTTTCCCTGCAAAATTAACACATGGTCATATCATGGCTTTACTCAAAAAAGATGTAGACGTCATCTTCTATCCATGTATGAGTTATAACATTGATGAAGGCTTAGGTGATAACCACTATAACTGCCCTGTCGTTGCCTACTACCCTGAAGTTCTAGCCGGCAATATTCGTGAACTAGAAGATACAAAGTTTATTTATGAATATCTCAACCTAGAACAACGTAAAGACTTCGTTCGCTTGATGCCAAAAATCATGCAGAAGTACTTCCCAGATTTAAAGACAGCAGATATCCATAATGCAATCGAAGTAGCGTATACTGCCTACCGTAAGCACATGGAAGATACACGTAACGAAGCACAGCGTATGATGACAGAAGCCCGTAATGAAGGCAAACGTATTATCGTTCTTGCTGGTCGTCCATACCATGTCGACCCAGAAGTGAACCACGGTATCGATAAGTTGATTGTGCAACATGGTGCTTGCGTCATTACAGAGGATAGTATCTCTAACTTAGTTCAGAAATTTGATACTTCTGTCTTAAACCAATGGTCCTACCATAGCCGCCTTTACGCCGCAGCGAAATACTGTGTCAATCACGCAGACATGGACTTAGTCCAACTTGTATCCTTCGGATGTGGTCTTGACGCCGTAACATCCGATGAAACAAAGGAAATTTTACAAGAAGGAAATAAACTCTATACACAGCTAAAGATTGATGAAATCACCAACCTCGGTGCCATCAATATCCGTATTCGTTCATTGTTCGCCGCTCTAGACGAAAGAAAGGAACAAGCCTAA